One genomic segment of Nonomuraea coxensis DSM 45129 includes these proteins:
- a CDS encoding fumarylacetoacetate hydrolase family protein encodes MRLATIRTSQGDTRAVRVEGETLIDLGLADVGELLARPDRAERAARAGEPVAGSGFAPVVPNPGKIVCVGLNYRNHILEMGRELPRYPTLFAKYPEALVGAYDEIRLPPESGQVDWEAELAVVIGTRVRRADEAEAAAAIAGFAVLNDVTMRDWQYRSPMWLQGKTWEASTPFGPYLVTPDELEGGVRPSLTLTGWVDGEQVQQADTADLVFDPVDLVRYVSTILTLNPGDVIASGTPGGVGHARKPARYLADGSVLATEITGLGRSEVKAVAEPAAR; translated from the coding sequence ATGAGGCTCGCCACCATCCGTACCTCCCAGGGGGACACCCGCGCCGTCCGCGTGGAGGGGGAGACCCTGATCGACCTGGGCCTCGCCGACGTCGGCGAGCTGCTGGCCCGGCCCGACCGGGCCGAGCGCGCCGCCCGCGCGGGCGAGCCGGTGGCCGGGTCCGGGTTCGCGCCCGTCGTGCCGAACCCCGGCAAGATCGTCTGCGTGGGGCTCAACTACCGCAACCACATCCTGGAGATGGGCAGGGAGCTGCCGCGGTACCCGACGCTGTTCGCCAAGTATCCCGAGGCGCTGGTCGGCGCGTACGACGAGATCCGGCTCCCGCCGGAGTCCGGCCAGGTGGACTGGGAGGCCGAGCTGGCGGTCGTCATCGGGACGCGGGTGCGGCGCGCGGACGAGGCGGAGGCCGCCGCCGCCATCGCCGGGTTCGCCGTGCTCAACGACGTCACCATGCGCGACTGGCAGTACCGCTCGCCGATGTGGCTGCAGGGCAAGACCTGGGAGGCCAGCACGCCGTTCGGTCCTTACCTGGTGACGCCGGACGAGCTGGAGGGCGGTGTGCGGCCCTCGCTCACGCTGACCGGCTGGGTGGACGGCGAGCAGGTGCAGCAGGCCGACACCGCCGACCTCGTGTTCGACCCGGTGGACCTGGTCCGCTACGTCTCCACGATCCTCACGCTCAACCCCGGGGACGTCATCGCCTCCGGCACGCCGGGCGGCGTCGGCCACGCCCGCAAGCCCGCCCGCTACCTCGCCGACGGCAGCGTCCTCGCCACCGAGATCACCGGCCTCGGCCGCTCGGAGGTCAAGGCCGTCGCCGAGCCGGCCGCGCGATGA
- a CDS encoding siderophore-interacting protein, translating to MEIERHDPRGRVAAHHATGSGVTRIGYPIGVRTVPVARRELVTPRMLRLTLAGPELDGFHTYQADDHVKIVFPDPDGTVRAPVPNERLELDWPKPWSPTRKYTVRRYDAAARELDLDIVLHEGGVASAWAARVAPGDPVTIAGPPGAKAFPHHYPHYVFAVDATALPAAARWLEESPSGVSAHLVIETDDPAEHAYPLAERAGVEVTWLVREGGRSLLAETVRGLRLPEGPAFLFAAGEAGDIKPLRVWSAGRLDALFTGYWKRGVAGLED from the coding sequence GTGGAGATCGAGCGCCACGACCCGCGCGGCCGGGTCGCCGCCCACCACGCGACCGGCTCCGGCGTGACCAGGATCGGCTACCCGATCGGCGTCCGCACGGTGCCGGTCGCCCGGCGCGAGCTCGTCACCCCGCGCATGCTCCGGCTCACGCTGGCGGGCCCCGAGCTGGACGGCTTCCACACCTACCAGGCCGACGACCACGTGAAGATCGTCTTCCCGGACCCCGACGGCACCGTCCGCGCGCCGGTGCCGAACGAGCGCCTGGAGCTCGACTGGCCCAAGCCGTGGTCCCCCACCCGCAAGTACACCGTGCGCCGCTACGACGCGGCGGCGCGCGAGCTGGACCTGGACATCGTCCTGCACGAGGGCGGCGTCGCCTCCGCGTGGGCGGCCCGCGTCGCGCCCGGCGACCCGGTGACGATCGCCGGCCCGCCCGGGGCCAAGGCGTTCCCGCACCACTACCCGCACTACGTGTTCGCCGTGGACGCCACCGCGCTGCCCGCGGCCGCCCGCTGGCTGGAGGAGTCACCGTCCGGCGTCTCCGCGCACCTGGTGATCGAGACCGACGACCCGGCCGAGCACGCGTACCCGCTGGCGGAGCGCGCCGGCGTGGAGGTGACCTGGCTCGTCCGCGAGGGCGGCCGGTCGCTGCTGGCCGAGACCGTGCGCGGGCTGCGGCTGCCGGAGGGGCCGGCGTTCCTGTTCGCGGCGGGGGAGGCGGGCGACATCAAGCCGCTGCGCGTCTGGAGCGCCGGGCGGCTGGACGCGCTGTTCACCGGCTACTGGAAGCGTGGAGTCGCGGGGCTTGAGGACTGA
- a CDS encoding maleylpyruvate isomerase family mycothiol-dependent enzyme, producing the protein MSGDPMSGGPMAGDRSRADSLRWAAEGTTIFFDALAGLPDERLDEPTALPGWSGRHLLAHVAANADALANLVHWARTGEERPMYSSPEQRDADIAAGAARPAAELRAWAARTAGDLGARLAELDERQWKEHVRTAQGRTVTAEEIPWMRAREVMVHAVDLGAGVTFGGLPADFLAALAGDIAAKRAAGPGPALTLTATGGGGTWRIPGAGPAVAVTGTLAGLAAYLSGRPFDGVTGETGGPPPELPRWL; encoded by the coding sequence ATGAGCGGCGATCCGATGAGCGGCGGCCCGATGGCCGGCGACCGCAGCCGCGCCGACAGCCTGCGCTGGGCGGCCGAGGGCACCACGATCTTCTTCGACGCCCTGGCCGGGCTGCCGGACGAGCGCCTGGACGAGCCGACCGCCCTGCCGGGCTGGAGCGGCAGGCACCTGCTCGCGCACGTGGCCGCGAACGCCGACGCGCTGGCCAACCTGGTGCACTGGGCGCGCACCGGCGAGGAGCGGCCCATGTACTCCTCGCCGGAGCAGCGCGACGCCGACATCGCCGCGGGCGCCGCCAGGCCCGCCGCCGAGCTGCGGGCCTGGGCGGCGCGGACCGCGGGCGACCTCGGCGCGCGCCTCGCCGAGCTGGACGAGCGGCAGTGGAAGGAGCACGTCCGCACCGCGCAGGGCCGTACGGTCACCGCCGAGGAGATCCCCTGGATGCGCGCCCGCGAGGTCATGGTGCACGCCGTGGACCTCGGCGCGGGGGTGACGTTCGGCGGCCTGCCCGCGGACTTCCTCGCGGCGCTGGCCGGCGACATCGCCGCCAAGCGCGCCGCCGGCCCCGGCCCGGCGCTCACCCTCACGGCCACCGGCGGCGGCGGCACGTGGCGGATCCCCGGCGCCGGACCCGCCGTCGCGGTCACCGGGACCCTCGCGGGCCTGGCCGCCTACCTCTCCGGCCGCCCCTTCGACGGCGTCACCGGCGAGACGGGCGGCCCGCCGCCCGAACTCCCGCGCTGGCTCTAG
- a CDS encoding MDR family MFS transporter yields the protein MTKTSACAIEGRDDGRERVPSDDPERGAVSGRQPHSPARPAAGRTPAVIWLLVLATFVVVLNETIMINAIPELMTALAITEQTAQWLSTAFMLTMAAVIPATGWFLQRVSTRHAYATAMGLFLAGTALAAVAPTFEVLLAARIVQAAGTAVMMPLLMTTLMRVVPEEDRGRVMGNVSLAMSVAPAMGPAVSGVILQLGSWRLLFAVVLPIAAVITWGGLKRLQDVGEIEAGSIDWFSVVTAAAGFGGLVYGLSRFEGGDSVLAAAIVVAGLVTIAVFVVRQLWLQKHGVPLLDLRTLRRRTYTVALILMSVAFMAMLGSMILLPLYLQSLRGLNALETGLLVMPGGLAMGLLGPTVGRLFDRFGGRVLVVPGSIGIMLTLAGFTQVSMTMPYWQILVLHALLMVSLAATFTPVFTLALGAVPPRLYSHGSSILSTLQQVAAAFGTALVITVMSARSDALRAAGVTEALADLGGMRLAFVIGAVLSVAVVGTALLLPARTEDAESSEEARAVHAV from the coding sequence ATGACAAAGACTTCAGCCTGTGCGATCGAGGGCCGCGACGACGGCCGTGAGCGCGTTCCGTCCGACGACCCCGAACGAGGTGCCGTGTCCGGCCGACAGCCCCACTCTCCTGCCAGGCCCGCCGCCGGTCGCACGCCGGCCGTGATCTGGCTGCTGGTGCTCGCCACGTTCGTGGTCGTGCTCAACGAGACCATCATGATCAACGCGATCCCCGAGCTGATGACGGCGCTGGCCATCACCGAGCAGACCGCGCAGTGGCTCTCCACCGCCTTCATGCTCACCATGGCCGCGGTGATCCCGGCCACCGGCTGGTTCCTGCAGCGGGTCAGCACCCGCCACGCCTACGCCACCGCGATGGGCCTGTTCCTGGCCGGCACGGCGCTGGCCGCCGTCGCGCCGACGTTCGAGGTGCTGCTGGCCGCCCGCATCGTCCAGGCGGCGGGCACGGCCGTGATGATGCCGCTGCTGATGACCACGCTGATGCGGGTGGTGCCGGAGGAGGACCGGGGCCGGGTGATGGGCAACGTCAGCCTGGCGATGTCGGTCGCGCCCGCCATGGGGCCGGCCGTCTCCGGGGTGATCCTGCAGCTCGGGTCATGGCGGCTGCTGTTCGCCGTGGTGCTCCCCATCGCCGCCGTCATCACCTGGGGTGGGCTGAAGCGGCTCCAGGACGTCGGCGAGATCGAGGCGGGCAGCATCGACTGGTTCAGCGTGGTCACCGCCGCCGCCGGGTTCGGCGGCCTGGTCTACGGTCTCAGCCGGTTCGAGGGCGGCGACTCCGTCCTCGCCGCGGCGATCGTGGTGGCCGGGCTGGTCACCATCGCCGTCTTCGTCGTCCGCCAGCTGTGGCTGCAGAAGCACGGCGTGCCGCTGCTGGACCTGCGCACCCTGCGCAGGCGCACCTACACCGTCGCGCTGATCCTGATGTCGGTCGCCTTCATGGCGATGCTCGGCTCGATGATCCTGCTGCCCCTCTACCTGCAGAGCCTGCGCGGGCTCAACGCCCTGGAGACCGGGCTGCTGGTGATGCCGGGCGGGCTCGCGATGGGGCTGCTCGGCCCGACCGTGGGGCGGCTGTTCGACCGGTTCGGCGGCCGGGTGCTGGTCGTCCCGGGCTCGATCGGGATCATGCTCACGCTCGCCGGGTTCACGCAGGTGTCGATGACCATGCCCTACTGGCAGATCCTCGTCCTGCACGCGCTGCTCATGGTCAGCCTCGCCGCCACCTTCACCCCCGTGTTCACCCTCGCGCTCGGGGCGGTGCCGCCCCGGCTCTACTCCCACGGCAGCTCGATCCTGAGCACGCTGCAGCAGGTCGCGGCGGCGTTCGGCACCGCGCTGGTGATCACCGTGATGAGCGCGCGGTCCGACGCGCTGCGGGCGGCGGGGGTCACCGAGGCACTGGCCGACCTCGGCGGGATGCGGCTGGCGTTCGTCATCGGCGCGGTGCTGTCGGTGGCCGTGGTCGGCACCGCCCTGCTGCTTCCCGCCCGTACGGAGGACGCGGAAAGTTCCGAGGAAGCCCGTGCGGTGCACGCCGTGTGA
- a CDS encoding cupin domain-containing protein: MDMTEIANSPVRLTAVDSPGQPTPSAALEELYRGFEKELLVPLWTEIGDLMPLHPRSKAVPHLWRWENLVALAGEAGRLVPVGRGGERRAIALANPSLGGRPFATPTLWAAIQYLMPGEDAPEHRHTQHAFRFVVEGEGVWTVVGGDPVPMRRGDFLPQGGWNWHAHHNAADRPMAWIDGLDIPFQYVTESQFFEFGRDRISDAERSTPERSRSERLWGHPGLRPVSAPGARTSSPLLAYRWADTDRALADQLALEAEGHAGTVEPGHAAVRYTNPTTGGDVLPTIRVEMHRVRAGAETAPCRETGSSVYQVFDGSGRITVGDRSWSVTRGDLFVVPSWTPFSARSEASASDSDSGALDLFRFSDSPIFEALRLDRSDVERPQA, from the coding sequence GTGGACATGACCGAGATCGCGAACTCCCCGGTTCGCCTCACCGCGGTCGACTCGCCGGGTCAGCCGACCCCGTCGGCGGCCCTGGAGGAGCTGTACCGCGGCTTCGAGAAGGAGCTGCTGGTCCCGCTGTGGACCGAGATCGGCGACCTGATGCCGCTGCACCCGAGGAGCAAGGCGGTCCCGCACCTGTGGCGGTGGGAGAACCTGGTGGCCCTGGCCGGCGAGGCCGGGCGCCTGGTGCCGGTCGGCAGGGGAGGGGAGCGGCGCGCGATCGCGCTGGCCAACCCGTCGCTCGGCGGCCGGCCGTTCGCGACGCCGACGCTGTGGGCGGCGATCCAGTACCTGATGCCGGGCGAGGACGCGCCCGAGCACCGCCACACCCAGCACGCCTTCCGCTTCGTCGTCGAGGGCGAGGGCGTCTGGACGGTCGTCGGCGGCGACCCGGTGCCGATGCGCCGCGGCGACTTCCTGCCCCAGGGCGGCTGGAACTGGCACGCCCACCACAACGCCGCCGACCGGCCGATGGCCTGGATCGACGGCCTGGACATCCCGTTCCAGTACGTCACCGAGTCCCAGTTCTTCGAGTTCGGCCGCGACCGGATCAGCGACGCCGAGCGCAGCACGCCCGAGCGGTCCCGCTCCGAGCGGCTGTGGGGGCACCCCGGCCTGCGGCCGGTGTCCGCGCCCGGCGCGCGGACCTCGTCCCCGCTGCTGGCCTACCGGTGGGCCGACACCGACCGCGCCCTCGCCGACCAGCTCGCCCTGGAGGCCGAGGGGCACGCCGGCACCGTCGAGCCGGGTCACGCCGCCGTCCGCTACACCAACCCGACCACCGGCGGCGACGTGCTGCCCACCATCCGGGTCGAGATGCACCGCGTGCGCGCGGGCGCCGAGACCGCGCCGTGCAGGGAGACCGGGTCCTCGGTCTACCAGGTCTTCGACGGCAGCGGCCGGATCACCGTCGGCGACCGGTCGTGGTCGGTGACCCGCGGCGACCTGTTCGTCGTGCCCTCCTGGACGCCGTTCTCGGCGCGCTCAGAGGCGTCGGCGTCCGACTCCGACTCCGGTGCGCTCGACCTCTTCCGGTTCAGCGACAGCCCGATCTTCGAGGCGCTGCGCCTCGACCGCTCCGACGTGGAAAGGCCGCAGGCATGA
- a CDS encoding IclR family transcriptional regulator, giving the protein MKNPPNYLVRSVDHALQLAVMLQVEGPFGVGEAARRLGVAPSTAHRLLAMLVYRDFAVRREDHQYAAGPVLSLGGRSQSHTALLRAVAMPHLAALVERVQESANLQILSGDHVRFIGSVECTQALRVGNREGMVFPAHLASGGKVLLADLPQERLDGLYGEDKWADRLDQRPNLTALRRELRNVRERGFAINAGRTESGVTAVGRAVRGPDGRAQAAVSVSMPTSRFSRNRLPELVGALSVTARDIEHEMRASHPG; this is encoded by the coding sequence GTGAAGAATCCTCCCAACTATCTCGTCCGCAGTGTCGACCACGCGCTGCAGCTCGCGGTCATGCTCCAGGTCGAGGGCCCGTTCGGGGTGGGCGAGGCGGCGCGGCGGCTCGGGGTGGCGCCCTCCACCGCGCACCGGCTGCTCGCCATGCTCGTCTACCGCGACTTCGCGGTGCGCCGCGAGGACCACCAGTACGCCGCCGGGCCCGTGCTCTCGCTGGGCGGCCGGTCGCAGTCGCACACCGCGCTGCTCCGCGCGGTCGCCATGCCGCACCTCGCCGCCCTGGTCGAGCGGGTCCAGGAGAGCGCGAACCTGCAGATACTCTCCGGCGACCACGTCCGCTTCATCGGCTCCGTCGAGTGCACGCAGGCGCTGCGCGTCGGCAACCGCGAGGGCATGGTCTTCCCCGCCCACCTGGCCTCGGGCGGCAAGGTCCTGCTCGCCGACCTGCCGCAGGAGCGGCTCGACGGGCTCTACGGCGAGGACAAGTGGGCCGACCGGCTCGACCAGCGGCCCAACCTGACGGCGCTCCGCCGCGAGCTGCGCAACGTCCGCGAGCGGGGCTTCGCCATCAACGCCGGCAGGACGGAGTCGGGCGTCACCGCCGTCGGCCGGGCCGTGCGCGGTCCCGACGGCCGCGCCCAGGCGGCCGTGTCGGTGTCGATGCCCACCAGCCGCTTCTCCCGCAACCGGCTTCCTGAGCTGGTGGGCGCGCTGTCGGTGACCGCCCGCGACATCGAGCACGAGATGCGCGCGAGCCACCCCGGCTGA
- a CDS encoding helix-turn-helix transcriptional regulator, which yields MTLADPVGTDPLWCEEYGYGLGRPDGILVLKYRSAAVLEFSEGRQDFLHQLYWSSDGMLATRYGSRTQFVGPREAFWAHRAVTHEVRAADRQSVYRICLREVPEGLVGLRAGAVSVDPEAARLIEAVCRPGHDEDAALAARTRIMAGLGPGAADFVGHHATGTGFALAVARALSHDPGDEAGLAEWAERLHISVKTLQRDFEREFGMPYSKVRTKLRLSTSRVLLETRPVAEVAHRVGYSSPSAFISAFTKEYGCTPGRYADRRAAADA from the coding sequence GTGACCCTCGCCGACCCCGTGGGCACGGACCCGCTGTGGTGCGAGGAGTACGGCTACGGCCTCGGCCGGCCGGACGGCATCCTCGTGCTCAAGTACCGCTCCGCGGCCGTGCTGGAGTTCAGCGAGGGCCGCCAGGACTTCCTGCACCAGCTCTACTGGTCCTCCGACGGCATGCTGGCGACCAGGTACGGGTCCCGCACGCAGTTCGTCGGGCCGCGCGAGGCGTTCTGGGCGCACCGGGCCGTCACCCACGAGGTACGCGCCGCCGACCGCCAGAGCGTCTACCGGATCTGCCTCCGGGAGGTCCCGGAAGGGCTCGTGGGCCTGCGGGCCGGCGCGGTCTCCGTGGACCCGGAGGCGGCGCGGCTCATCGAGGCCGTCTGCCGGCCGGGACACGACGAGGACGCGGCGCTCGCCGCCCGCACCCGCATCATGGCCGGGCTCGGCCCGGGCGCCGCCGACTTCGTCGGCCACCACGCCACCGGCACGGGCTTCGCGCTCGCCGTGGCGCGGGCGCTCTCCCACGACCCCGGTGACGAGGCCGGGCTCGCCGAGTGGGCCGAACGGCTGCACATCAGCGTGAAGACGCTGCAGCGGGACTTCGAGCGGGAGTTCGGGATGCCGTACTCGAAGGTGCGCACCAAGCTGCGGCTCAGCACCTCGCGGGTGCTGCTGGAGACCCGGCCGGTCGCCGAGGTGGCGCACCGCGTGGGCTACTCCAGCCCGTCGGCGTTCATCTCGGCCTTCACCAAGGAGTACGGCTGCACGCCTGGCCGCTACGCGGACCGCCGCGCCGCCGCGGACGCCTGA
- a CDS encoding ABC transporter substrate-binding protein: MHHVHLRRAAGALVLTLAMTAGCGSTGSAGQQASTGAGADQSAAATRVFAADNGEVTIPADPKRVVATGYAVPSLIEADAALVGISSWRRGLPMMSDEDRATYDRLEKIAGETAAETNYEAIAKAKPDLIVIGVPAPAMADLDMDRLKSIAPVVAIGPTVPSAWRELSQRQSDAAGRSVNFGEAKAAYEKKAGELAAKYKDALSSLKFGHVGAYGEIAGGTFQREFAGSWGTNIATDIGVSYYGEVKKKGGNAADVTEYPSIEELNESLGEADAITYTVQADGKPNEAVQYVLDSKLWKSLPAVKAGKAFPIRYTEAATYASAMKTLDAIDQALAPLLAQ; encoded by the coding sequence ATGCACCACGTCCACCTCCGGCGCGCCGCCGGAGCTCTCGTACTCACGCTCGCGATGACGGCCGGCTGCGGCTCGACCGGCTCCGCCGGGCAGCAGGCGTCCACCGGCGCCGGCGCCGACCAGAGCGCCGCGGCCACGCGCGTGTTCGCCGCCGACAACGGCGAGGTCACCATCCCGGCCGACCCCAAGCGGGTCGTCGCCACGGGCTACGCGGTGCCCTCCCTCATCGAGGCCGACGCCGCGCTGGTCGGCATCTCCTCCTGGCGGCGCGGCCTGCCCATGATGTCGGACGAGGACCGGGCCACCTACGACCGGCTGGAGAAGATCGCCGGAGAGACCGCGGCGGAGACCAACTACGAGGCCATCGCCAAGGCCAAGCCCGACCTCATCGTCATCGGCGTCCCCGCCCCCGCCATGGCCGACCTGGACATGGATCGGCTGAAGTCCATCGCGCCCGTCGTCGCCATCGGCCCCACCGTCCCGTCGGCGTGGCGCGAGCTGTCCCAGCGCCAGAGCGACGCCGCCGGCCGCTCCGTGAACTTCGGGGAGGCCAAGGCCGCCTACGAGAAGAAGGCCGGCGAGCTGGCCGCCAAGTACAAGGACGCGCTGTCGAGCCTGAAGTTCGGCCACGTCGGCGCGTACGGCGAGATCGCGGGCGGAACGTTCCAGCGCGAGTTCGCCGGCTCCTGGGGCACCAACATCGCCACGGACATCGGCGTCAGCTACTACGGCGAGGTCAAGAAGAAGGGCGGCAACGCCGCGGACGTCACCGAGTACCCCTCGATCGAGGAGCTGAACGAGAGCCTCGGCGAGGCGGACGCGATCACGTACACGGTGCAGGCCGACGGCAAGCCGAACGAGGCCGTCCAGTACGTGCTCGACTCCAAGCTGTGGAAGAGCCTGCCCGCGGTCAAGGCGGGCAAGGCGTTCCCGATCCGCTACACCGAGGCGGCCACGTACGCCTCGGCCATGAAGACCCTGGACGCCATCGACCAGGCGCTCGCGCCGCTGCTCGCCCAGTGA
- a CDS encoding FecCD family ABC transporter permease, giving the protein MRTDPSGRRTVPAARRRPVVLAAFVLLLLAALVASVCVGARAIAPADVWRALAGADGGGEAYLIVHDVRGPRTLLAVCVGAALGVAGTLVQTLTRNPLAEPGLLGVTSGAGFAINVGGLLGLAGGQVGQLALASLGAALTAVLVYTLGSAEPLRLVLTGVALSAVLSGISLGLRLTLPDVFDRYRFWSIGSLAGHEHAPLALPAATIVLALVGAVLVTRPLNALVLGDEAARSLGGNVVRTRVAVLVLVTVLAGAATAVAGPIAFLGLMVPHLARRPAGGSIPWLMAYTMVLGPVLLLASDVVARVLLPTGEVPVAVVTAFAGAPALIWAVRRRGRVAA; this is encoded by the coding sequence TTGAGGACTGACCCTTCCGGACGCCGGACCGTGCCCGCGGCGCGGCGCCGGCCCGTCGTCCTCGCCGCTTTCGTCCTGCTGCTGCTCGCCGCGCTGGTCGCGAGCGTCTGCGTGGGGGCGCGGGCGATCGCGCCCGCCGACGTCTGGCGGGCGCTCGCCGGCGCGGACGGCGGCGGAGAGGCGTACCTGATCGTGCACGACGTGCGCGGGCCGCGGACGCTGCTCGCCGTCTGCGTCGGCGCGGCGCTCGGCGTCGCGGGCACGCTGGTCCAGACGCTCACGCGCAACCCGCTCGCCGAGCCCGGCCTGCTGGGGGTCACCTCGGGGGCCGGCTTCGCGATCAACGTCGGCGGCCTGCTGGGGCTGGCCGGCGGGCAGGTGGGACAGCTCGCGCTGGCCTCGCTCGGCGCGGCGCTGACCGCCGTCCTCGTGTACACGCTCGGCTCGGCCGAGCCGCTGCGCCTGGTGCTGACCGGCGTCGCGCTCAGCGCGGTGCTCTCCGGGATCTCGCTCGGCCTGCGCCTGACGCTGCCGGACGTGTTCGACCGGTACCGGTTCTGGTCGATCGGCTCGCTGGCCGGGCACGAGCACGCGCCGCTCGCCCTCCCCGCCGCGACGATCGTGCTCGCCCTCGTCGGCGCGGTCCTGGTGACCCGGCCGCTCAACGCGCTCGTCCTGGGGGACGAGGCCGCGCGCTCGCTCGGCGGGAACGTCGTGCGCACCCGGGTGGCGGTGCTGGTGCTGGTCACCGTGCTCGCCGGGGCGGCCACCGCGGTCGCCGGGCCGATCGCCTTCCTCGGGCTCATGGTGCCGCACCTGGCCAGGCGGCCGGCCGGCGGGTCGATCCCGTGGCTGATGGCGTACACGATGGTGCTGGGGCCGGTGCTGCTGCTGGCCTCGGACGTCGTCGCGCGGGTGCTGCTGCCGACCGGCGAGGTGCCGGTGGCCGTGGTCACGGCCTTCGCGGGCGCGCCCGCGCTCATCTGGGCGGTACGCAGGCGCGGGCGGGTGGCGGCATGA
- a CDS encoding FecCD family ABC transporter permease yields the protein MSRPAAAPPVLTRSVVLRMGSWSFRAGRRTLVVSGALLVAAMGVGLLGLCLGGGSWTAPGEVLAALAGQGDSVVVVREWRLPRVVAGLVFGAALGLSGAVFQSLTRNPLGSPDVVGLDAGAYTGALVAITVLGGGAATLAGSSVVGGLLAAAAVYVLSLGSRLSGLRLIVVGIAVNAMLTALNSWIVLRADLDVAIAATGWSSGSLNGLDWDEIAVPIAVIAALALLPAALSPAMRQTALGDEQAVASGVRLNPLRLLLVLAGVGCTATVTAAAGPIMFIALAAPQIGRLLAGTAGVALAPAALVGAVLLSAADVVAQVLLAPVALPVGVVTTVIGGCYLITLLAGKARAGGRSAA from the coding sequence ATGAGCCGGCCCGCCGCCGCGCCTCCCGTCCTGACCCGGTCCGTCGTGCTGCGGATGGGCTCGTGGTCGTTCCGTGCCGGCCGCCGGACGCTGGTGGTGTCCGGCGCGCTGCTGGTCGCGGCCATGGGCGTGGGCCTGCTCGGCCTCTGTCTGGGCGGCGGCTCGTGGACCGCCCCCGGCGAGGTGCTGGCCGCGCTGGCCGGCCAGGGCGACTCGGTCGTCGTGGTACGCGAGTGGCGCCTGCCCAGGGTCGTCGCCGGGCTGGTGTTCGGCGCGGCGCTCGGCCTGTCCGGTGCGGTCTTCCAGAGCCTCACGCGCAACCCGCTCGGCAGCCCCGACGTCGTCGGCCTCGACGCGGGCGCGTACACCGGCGCGCTGGTCGCGATCACCGTGCTGGGCGGCGGCGCCGCGACGCTCGCGGGCAGCTCCGTCGTGGGCGGCCTGCTGGCGGCGGCGGCCGTCTACGTCCTGTCGCTCGGGTCGCGGCTGAGCGGCCTGCGCCTGATCGTCGTCGGGATCGCGGTGAACGCCATGCTGACGGCGCTCAACTCCTGGATCGTGCTCCGCGCCGACCTGGACGTGGCCATCGCCGCCACCGGATGGAGCTCCGGCTCGCTGAACGGGCTGGACTGGGACGAGATCGCCGTGCCGATCGCCGTCATCGCCGCCCTCGCCCTGCTGCCGGCGGCGCTCTCGCCCGCCATGCGGCAGACGGCGCTCGGCGACGAGCAGGCGGTCGCCTCCGGCGTGCGGCTGAACCCGTTGCGGCTGCTGCTCGTGCTGGCCGGCGTCGGCTGCACGGCGACGGTGACCGCAGCGGCCGGGCCGATCATGTTCATCGCGCTGGCCGCGCCGCAGATCGGCCGGCTGCTGGCGGGCACGGCCGGCGTCGCGCTCGCCCCGGCGGCGCTGGTGGGCGCGGTGCTGCTGTCCGCCGCCGACGTGGTCGCGCAGGTCCTGCTCGCCCCGGTCGCCCTGCCCGTGGGCGTGGTGACGACGGTGATCGGCGGCTGCTACCTGATCACGCTGCTCGCCGGAAAGGCGCGCGCGGGCGGCCGGTCCGCCGCCTGA